The Nerophis ophidion isolate RoL-2023_Sa linkage group LG21, RoL_Noph_v1.0, whole genome shotgun sequence region CGCTCCAGGACCCTGCCTTTGCTCAGCCATCTGACGTTGTTGTGCACGAGCAAATCATCAAAAGCAGCATCTACCTCTGTTAGGAATgtgagagaagttaagtccctacctttagtcaaaagtgatttatgaccccccataaaacaatgatttatgaccctcaaggtcaaaggtcaatgatttatgaggggtcaagttcaaaggttaatgatttatgagggggtcaaggttaaaggtcaaggttaaaggtcaggttcaaatgtcaggttcaaatatcaaggtcaagtgggtgtggcttacccggaagagggtggagttaagacctgcggtgggagtggttaaaccaggaagagggtggagttttaaacagaaagagggcagagttaagacctgcggtgggagtggttaaaccaggaagagggtggagttaagacctgacagggaacagaggagggttcagtttttttaagaaagcaatgtcatctgagcagcatgtgaccatatatttgatagtttaaatgtttacgatcgtttgaaacaacttccagatttcgatgtattgatggctgggaatgttacgtgtggagatgtggacacgcacgcacttcacacacacacacacacacacacacacacacacacacacacacacacacacacacacacacacacacacacacgaggggtacaaaagggcagtgtaaggcttagtcattatttggagctttatacgttggcgtaaagactttgttcgattcggtcatgattagtgaaacgcctgtttcgatttataaaaataataaaacttacattgacgctccgcaaaaaagtcgagtgtttctaaatcgtattcagatgccgccgaccgaatctttgcgtgagaaatgggatttggaaggggagggatcttttggatttgtattcagatacgaaatgggggatatctgcttatttcagctaaaagaaagaagagacggaagccctttctcgatattttcatcgttatctatcgtggattgggaagtttttggtggacacgcacacacacgcacacacacgcacacacacacacacacacacacacacacacacgcacgcacgcacgcacgcacgcacgcacgcacgcacgcacgcacgcacgcacacacgcacacacgcacacacgcacacacgcacacacacacacacacacacacacacacacacacacacacacacacacacacattcgtacgcactgaaacaacttccgtacctcacgaaaacatatttaaacagatggaaaaaactatcgcagaacacagtgtcacgtagcaactggtctttacggtcgtttgaaacaacaggtcagtttgggggacaaaaggagggttcagtttttactgacttcccatctgacagtttaaatgtttatgaccgtttgaatcaacaggtcagtttggggtacaaaggagggttcagtttttatgggagcttgagaattTCGTATGAATAGaaactggccacccatttgaccgtttaaatgtttacgaccgtctgaaacaacttccatacctcacgaaaacatatttaaacagatggagaactagagcagaacacagtgtaaccgcgatttgcaaaatgaaaggtaatttctttttttttttttttcattccttgtaacacgtctgtttaatgttactataataagtatttattcgaactaaaaacagtcgaacatcgagttgaaattcacccaccaccaagggatctcctaacagagtctccaatccttttgtgtaagtaccgatttttttttttttttactgtattcatttcattacctccgtttttaccacattattagacaatggtttaactccgtttaagcatttaaacgttaaaagcattgcacgtgtacgacgatgtaataccttttttttttttaacagccgatgacgacgaagtgaaagacgaagaactttgtttgatcgatcttacaaagttggaagatgattatcgaggtgtgtttaaaccttcgaattatttaatattgtgtgtattcattattttgttttatagaggattcgccggaagagaccaacgcgatccctttaacccaatcgcagtctggtgagtcaaataattctcatttttacaagaaaaaaaacatgcggtatacgatacatatatacatatatttacttacagattttccgtttacatctcttgctcactggtctcccttaacgctggagggtccgtcaacggccattccaggcagaggagaaggcttgattgcgccaaagactccagacatcgaatccttgctccgtggggaaatcatcgaaaacgacggtgaatgtccaacaggcacccgctgtaagtttttctcgttttctgtaagctttttaagattctcaggagctttaaagagctcctctcattccaatgtctttcgctcaaatgaatttcgcgcctaaggggaatgggcggggactgattccggaggtgggcggttgtttccggctatgcttgcatgagtggagatgacagcgccacatgtggttaaagccggtatatattaattttttttttttttttttttttttttttttccacaggcaacaaacgcaggaggaagcgtagatgcgcccgccagctcgacaaacatgatagaaacagaagaaggctgaaacagtactatcgtatactggctcgcactctcatgaagatggcagacatgatttgatacatactggtttgttatatctgttccattcgaattattttttcttttttttctttagagaaatataatgggtgtagttccatctgaattagatgtagttattgaagaagatgaagacgtttgtaatcatcatttagatccaaacaaccagatagaatgggaaccaaacaatgatccgtctttgcaagatgatattaatgtgttaaattcaaacacaaacacacaagcctctacacagcatcacgatgtgttgggaggggcgacaccctcgggggaatgtttggatttttcggaggtggtgggggtcatgcagaaccaaccgtcaacggctgaccaatcaatttcaaatgagacccagaggggtgatggggtaaatgtcttgaggagggaaacattcaacaatatacaactatccagcgttttaacttttcctcaaaacaacgatgtaacagattacgccacattttaccgcggagtcttggggagccttaaaaagctgacacagatggtaactaaggaagctagacccggcgatatcattcaattggagttatccggtgaaagtgcaaatcaacacacttcatttacatttcgaaacgatgccggggctgtgatgaatgcttttcaagatgtgttagatctgttggtacaatcaaacgttgaaatattgaacgatgaagaaatacaggtgatggtccaggtgatacataaccctcgaggtggtgtaagaagaaaaatcgaaacccttttggaacatgaaatccgcagaaaaaaagctcgttatctttacaatccattaaactcgaataatcaactatgttttgccattagcctagcaagtctgttacatcctgaatttacagatagccaggctgtggcggaggctgaaaaaatacagagaaaagcgggcttagacgaacagacttccgtcactttcagtcatattcgtgaatttgaaaaagtggtacgtcgtaaaattgtcatactgtacagagaagagggccaacgacccctctcacggttcgagacggattaccccaaatcagaaaatccgttgtatctgtatttatctcagaatcattacagcggtatcattaacattaaaggttttttgtcaaaaccgcacgtttgtcactactgttaccaagggtacgacaaacccgacagacacaaatgcgacggctattgcttggtctgtacacaaaacgggtgtgtaaaaatagaggggaaaactgtgctttgcagggattgcaacatgtggtgtcgttctcctgcatgtctcctcagacacagggtaaaacaccgggttatggaaaaactcgtcagcaactgcgatcggcgaaagaaatgccttaaatgcaacctattttacgatgtacctgtggctacaggtatcgctaaacacacgtgccctaagttaaaatgtcaaatatgtaaagaagagctacctcgcagtgactcagagacacctgaaacacgacatctttgctatatacaaccccaaccacgtgaagtaaaccacaatgataatatcatattctatgattttgagacgtttgtcgatgacaatcacactcacattccctttctagtctgtaccaagacgctgcaaggagaagagtggtgtgcttttggactggattgtgttacagttttcctcaatcatttcaggaaacctcgttatcttaaatctacatttatagcccacaattcgagaggatttgacggttacttgattctgagaggcatggtacggctgggtatagcacccttaattatcatgcaggggagtaaagttctctgttttaaagaccctgattttttgcaaaaatacattgactcgctttccttccttaccatgccgcttagcgctatgccaaaagcgttaggactcggtgattgctggtccaaggggtattttcctcacaaatttagttcggaggaacatttaaattatgtcggaaaataccccgcaatcagcaattacggtgtagaacgcatgacacctgttgaacgcaccaagtttgagacgtggtatcaaaatgagaaaagcgaggtctttgattttcaaaaacaagcggtacactactgtaaaaacgacgtcaatgttcttcgtgagggttgcatcaaatttagagccgagtttacgagcgagacgggtgttgaccccttctcccgtatcaccatagcctcggcctgcatgaaggtgtttgtgactaatttcctcgagccgcgttctctagccataccttccccggataactaccgagggttgtgtaaaaaatactcacacaccagcatccaatggttagaatgggagtcgcatcgtcgtggtattttcattcagcatgctttaaacaaaggcgaaaaacagatgggggcatactttgtggatgggtttgctataatcggtggcaaaccattcgtctgggaatttcaggggtgtttttatcacggatgcccgacgtgtttcgaacccggtgctgtatgccctttgacaaacacaccgttcgaggagttgcacaaggctaccgagaaaaaaatgaaagcgttaaagcgtgaccacaaggtcaacatcatcgtcatcagagagcacgagtggaatgaaatgaaaaaatcaaaccctagggtaatagactttctcaaaacacgcaattaccccgcacctctcatgcctcgagacgctctttatggaggtaggacaagcgccttttgcttgaggcacacggcgggtgagaaccagcgtgtattgtatgaggatgtcacctctctctacccgtacgtcaacagcgcatttccttaccccctgggtcatcctgtcatcatccacacggattttgacgatgttggaaactatttcggtctggtcagagccgttgttcaccctcctcgaggtctctatttccctgtgctaccctacagaacggtcaagggtaaactagtgtttacactttgccgcacatgcgcagaaaacaataaccagcaggaaccctgcgaacatgatgaggaaggaagggcattgacgggagtctgggtcacgctcgaattcaacaaagctttacagttgggatacagagtcggtaagattacggaggtgtggcactttgaagaacggagcgaaaccgtttttacgggttatgttcaaactttcctaaagggtaagcaagaagcttcagggtatcccaaagaagccgtcgatgcagaaagcagggaaaagtacattcgtgaatatcgtgaaaatcagggaatacagctggatgctgaaaaaatcgaacccaaccctgccaagagacaaatgtcaaaactctgtttaaacagcctttggggaaagtttgcggagaggtgcaatagaactcagaccaccttggtgagaaaaagtgaagtatttttcgactttgtattttcaggaaaatatcaggttgaatatttttcctttctcaacgagcaaattgctatggtgcaatggcaatacagtaaaaacagcgtggtgcttcccggtaacacaaataatgtatttgtcgctgcttttaccaccgcttacgcacgtttgaaaatgtacggttacctagaggggttgcaagagagagttctttacacagacaccgatagtttaatctacacggtaaacgagggggaagtttctctggagacggggtcctatctaggcgatttgacggatgagttgggaggagacagcattcacgaattcgtctccgccggtccaaagagttatgcctaccataccctgcagggtaaaaaaactgtgctgcgtgccaaaggaatcactcaaacccgcgagtgttgtgagagggtcaactttgacagcgttaaagatttggtggagggctatctggaggaagacaaaacaggtgcgatctacacccctcatcaccaaattgttcgtgataaaagggggttccttttaaataactcgtctttcgaaaaaaagtttcgagtggtgtatgacaaaagacgtctctttcccgacgggaaaactttacctttcgggtattagagaggaaatggaaaaaatggaacgagtagactttgatcccagatttcatacacctttttcatgcctggttgtaggacctagtggttgcggaaagactttttttgtaaaatgtgtattggaaaattgtgaacacgtcatgaattctatacccgacaacattgtgtggatttatacatctttccaacccatgtatgctgaattaaaaaagatgaataaaaaaataaaatttgttgaaggactgcctgattcctttgaagatgaaaacttgtttccggacgatcagacccatttggtgattttggacgatgttatttttcaagcctcaaatcaccccgaagtggttaaaattttcacgcagtatagacatcatagaaatatgagcgttatgatgctgacccagaatgtttttcatcagggaaaattttcacgcaccattagcttaaactgtaattatatgatactgtttaagaatccgcgggacagattgcagattaacgtgttggcacagcaaatgttccccgcacaaaaaagttttttcttggaaagttttgcggatgctactttggatgctcatggctatttattggtcgacctgacacctttctgtccagaacaatacagagtgaggtcgggcgtgcttccgcaccagtggcccgttgtctacgtgccaaaaacataatgtcaaagcgtgtaaagaggaacggtcccatgttaaaagctctgtaccatgccacaccacaaaaacgtcgagatattctgagtcacggctcaccagactttatccagacgctgtgtgaaattgctttaaacattctgaagggtaatgtgcccttatcaccgtctcaatttgctcagcttaaaaaacaaaagaaaatcatccgactgctggctgataaaaggactggactgaaacgcaaacgccagactctgatgaaacagtcgggcggttttcttctacccttactggccaccgtcgtaccgtttatagggaatcttatcggtggattgagcggaaaaggttgaagatgaaaaaggctcaaaaattgtttctcctatccccccaacaattaaatcgtctgactcgcccggagccgaccatcagagactcggcggaggatgatctagatgttaaaatgagagccgtcttaaacgaacccggaatgaatcctcatgaaagaataaaaatatacgataccctgctgcagagatatctcggcctgttgaagcaggggcaacgggaggagaaaaggatgactctgactttacacaaggatttgcggggtgaaccatggaatgactctgaggataaaccggaggataaaccagaggataaaccgatggataaaccggaggataaacctcggaatactggcggggggtcaaaggatgtcacgatgatcgaagttctgaaaatcctcccccgacgcgaccgtaacaacgccgagtacattatgaaaaaattatccgagaatgataaggggtggacctctaaaggagagtttgttcaaaacggtacaccggtgcagggatctcatatgatcgatttactgaaacacctgatgcaacggtccaaaaatccacagacccgcacccctgagggttggagaaaatttttaacagcgttgacggagctaaatgtccccacatcgaccattcataaccccagagcacgagatcaatacagacgtctgaaagcggatggagagtttgaatcagaatgggtggaaaaagaaacatttctatcccccgagaggaaaagaagaggtagaaaagtgacattgtccccacattggttaaaccttgaatgaatgatgacaaaactcttgtttcaataaaatgtttttttattcatcaaacgcagtgtgtacagcattttcatttcaacggttcaaaaaagtttctaaacaacagacgtcttgtacgccacaacgactactattattcttattcgtgctagtacaacattgaatttttttaaccagggtatatgcttcaagatcattttttactacatcatctgtgtataaagacaaaacttgttcaaaagacagtccgcaaaatcgatggtgcagataataaacgcagtgttgaccgcacactgtggacaaagggtgttgaagctgtaggttgtggtacaatatacggtcagaacgattttccaaaaagttcaagatgctccgagggtagtaatcaaaatcgggagaaaatccataagaatcaaaaaaagtggcggtcccatcttcctccagagtcatcgataaccagtgctcccccggtcgatgtccttcgtgggtgttgacgataaagtaggagggtggggtaaaggagcgagtcagtgaggggagttggtcggaggcccatacaccacagaaaacattccccaacactcgtcgcagaagcttctccagttgatggttattcatctccgtcgtcaataataatccaccagcacttgtcgtttggaatcaatttccaaaatagaatcgtaacatgcgtaaaccacaagagtgaccgtgttgggtaagggtactctgaatctcatttccaacctcaaagtgccattagaaacccgagacaatgcgtcgctgtcctctcccggattgagattgaacacaaacagcgaataaccccgttcaaaatcttgtctgttgatgcacagaggtaaatctttcatatgcctccctgtagcggtaaacatgttgtaaaactctctgaccgaagccccctggttaaattgcggttggaaagctttggagggaatttgttttcccgcgtgacagagggtgatgtattcagcgttaaaatgctggaaattaaagggtgagagatctcttcttcctgtgaaagcttcatgatttaccatacccaaaacaatgtatttaggcatcgtgcccaaaaacaaattttcttgtgtgcatactctggaattttcagggatagagtaggttttcacgctgacccgtgacaaagggtagagtgcgtttcctttgagtaaggccgaggcgtgccccaatcgtacggccggcgaaacggtgaccttttttgtgaagagagaggcacccagcactttcagacggaaagtaccgtccgcagcccctgtgagacaaaaggcgtcgctggcacgcgtgagtttgatcctcagatccaccgagttgagaaggagtctctcgctgaaaagaatgtctgcgtggaggggtcctagtagctgaacctctttagattcagccgtgtaaccggctctgatgttgagtcctttgtttggtccgttcgctgtttctatagagtctattgagccgccggtgtctttgtggaataacccggctgagaattgacttctgagtgtggcttcagaatagtttagtagcgtttcaattatcgccctgtatgggtgtgtggcgctggattgagaaatcagtctttccccgagcataatgtcgcattggctgaagatggtgtttagaggataattgatgagacccacattggcgtcgtttgggatatttgatccatcggcgcgggtaattttaacccgcaggtaaagtaatgtgtcattcagatcca contains the following coding sequences:
- the LOC133539958 gene encoding uncharacterized protein LOC133539958 isoform X3, with the translated sequence MKVEHRVEIHPPPRDLLTESPILLSDDDEVKDEELCLIDLTKLEDDYREDSPEETNAIPLTQSQSGESNNSHFYKKKNMRYTIHIYIYLLTDFPFTSLAHWSPLTLEGPSTAIPGRGEGLIAPKTPDIESLLRGEIIENDGECPTGTRCNKRRRKRRCARQLDKHDRNRRRLKQYYRILARTLMKMADMI
- the LOC133539958 gene encoding uncharacterized protein LOC133539958 isoform X2; protein product: MKVEHRVEIHPPPRDLLTESPILLSDDDEVKDEELCLIDLTKLEDDYREDSPEETNAIPLTQSQSDFPFTSLAHWSPLTLEGPSTAIPGRGEGLIAPKTPDIESLLRGEIIENDGECPTGTRCNKRRRKRRCARQLDKHDRNRRRLKQYYRILARTLMKMADMI
- the LOC133539958 gene encoding uncharacterized protein LOC133539958 isoform X1; the protein is MGVVPSELDVVIEEDEDVCNHHLDPNNQIEWEPNNDPSLQDDINVLNSNTNTQASTQHHDVLGGATPSGECLDFSEVVGVMQNQPSTADQSISNETQRGDGVNVLRRETFNNIQLSSVLTFPQNNDVTDYATFYRGVLGSLKKLTQMVTKEARPGDIIQLELSGESANQHTSFTFRNDAGAVMNAFQDVLDLLVQSNVEILNDEEIQVMVQVIHNPRGGVRRKIETLLEHEIRRKKARYLYNPLNSNNQLCFAISLASLLHPEFTDSQAVAEAEKIQRKAGLDEQTSVTFSHIREFEKVVRRKIVILYREEGQRPLSRFETDYPKSENPLYLYLSQNHYSGIINIKGFLSKPHVCHYCYQGYDKPDRHKCDGYCLVCTQNGCVKIEGKTVLCRDCNMWCRSPACLLRHRVKHRVMEKLVSNCDRRKKCLKCNLFYDVPVATGIAKHTCPKLKCQICKEELPRSDSETPETRHLCYIQPQPREVNHNDNIIFYDFETFVDDNHTHIPFLVCTKTLQGEEWCAFGLDCVTVFLNHFRKPRYLKSTFIAHNSRGFDGYLILRGMVRLGIAPLIIMQGSKVLCFKDPDFLQKYIDSLSFLTMPLSAMPKALGLGDCWSKGYFPHKFSSEEHLNYVGKYPAISNYGVERMTPVERTKFETWYQNEKSEVFDFQKQAVHYCKNDVNVLREGCIKFRAEFTSETGVDPFSRITIASACMKVFVTNFLEPRSLAIPSPDNYRGLCKKYSHTSIQWLEWESHRRGIFIQHALNKGEKQMGAYFVDGFAIIGGKPFVWEFQGCFYHGCPTCFEPGAVCPLTNTPFEELHKATEKKMKALKRDHKVNIIVIREHEWNEMKKSNPRVIDFLKTRNYPAPLMPRDALYGGRTSAFCLRHTAGENQRVLYEDVTSLYPYVNSAFPYPLGHPVIIHTDFDDVGNYFGLVRAVVHPPRGLYFPVLPYRTVKGKLVFTLCRTCAENNNQQEPCEHDEEGRALTGVWVTLEFNKALQLGYRVGKITEVWHFEERSETVFTGYVQTFLKGKQEASGYPKEAVDAESREKYIREYRENQGIQLDAEKIEPNPAKRQMSKLCLNSLWGKFAERCNRTQTTLVRKSEVFFDFVFSGKYQVEYFSFLNEQIAMVQWQYSKNSVVLPGNTNNVFVAAFTTAYARLKMYGYLEGLQERVLYTDTDSLIYTVNEGEVSLETGSYLGDLTDELGGDSIHEFVSAGPKSYAYHTLQGKKTVLRAKGITQTRECCERVNFDSVKDLVEGYLEEDKTGAIYTPHHQIVRDKRGFLLNNSSFEKKFRVVYDKRRLFPDGKTLPFGY